One genomic segment of Nonomuraea coxensis DSM 45129 includes these proteins:
- a CDS encoding N-acyl-D-amino-acid deacylase family protein, with protein sequence MSFDVIIRGGRVLDGTGAPPFRADVAVSGDRVAAVGRLESAEAATVIDAAGRFVAPGFVDCHAHGDAAVFDPAVQRAALRQGVTTFVLGQDGLSFAPGSAATVAYASRYFAAVNGPLRRGPLREGPLLEGPSCEGPLLEGPSREGPLTVAELLGSYDRAAAVNTAYLLPHGTIRYDVMGPSSAPASADDLAAMLRHVERGLAEGAAGLSTGLEYLPGRYADAEELAALCRPLGGLPYVTHMRAYGAGAAVGMAEVVDIASRSGAAVHVSHLHGPADVLLPLVGDALARDVDLSFDTYPYLRGNTILAMVVLPRSVPAAETGRALELIAAADLDEWWPALDATWPRLTVSHAPGMEWTEGLTVAVAAERAGVSPAELCRRLLIETRLEAGVVSARPDEGPEGEQSVRRMLRHPSHTGGSDGIYVGGHPHPRGFGAFARFLGRHVRELGDWTWEQAVVHLAAHPARRFGLSDRGLVRAGFAADLVVIDPRTVADRATYAEPRELATGIADVLVSGVPVLAGGELTSALTGRALRP encoded by the coding sequence GTGAGCTTCGACGTGATCATCCGGGGCGGCAGGGTGCTCGACGGCACGGGGGCCCCGCCGTTCCGGGCTGATGTCGCGGTGAGCGGCGACCGCGTCGCGGCCGTGGGCCGTCTGGAGAGCGCCGAGGCGGCGACGGTGATCGACGCGGCCGGGCGGTTCGTCGCGCCGGGGTTCGTGGACTGCCACGCCCACGGCGACGCGGCCGTCTTCGACCCGGCGGTGCAGCGGGCCGCGCTGCGGCAGGGGGTGACGACGTTCGTGCTCGGGCAGGACGGCCTGTCGTTCGCGCCCGGCTCGGCCGCGACCGTCGCCTACGCCTCCCGCTACTTCGCCGCCGTCAACGGCCCGCTGCGCCGGGGGCCGCTGCGCGAGGGGCCGCTGCTGGAGGGCCCGTCGTGTGAGGGGCCGCTGCTGGAGGGCCCGTCGCGTGAGGGGCCGCTGACCGTCGCGGAGCTGCTGGGCTCCTACGACCGCGCGGCGGCGGTCAACACGGCCTACCTGCTGCCGCACGGCACGATCCGCTACGACGTCATGGGGCCCTCGTCCGCCCCGGCCTCCGCCGACGACCTGGCCGCGATGCTCAGGCACGTCGAGCGCGGCCTGGCGGAGGGCGCGGCCGGGCTGTCCACCGGGCTGGAATACCTGCCGGGCCGCTACGCCGACGCCGAGGAGCTGGCCGCGCTGTGCCGGCCGCTCGGCGGCCTCCCCTACGTCACCCACATGCGGGCCTACGGAGCCGGCGCCGCGGTCGGCATGGCCGAGGTCGTGGACATCGCCTCCCGTTCAGGCGCCGCCGTGCACGTCTCCCACCTGCACGGCCCGGCCGACGTGCTGCTGCCGCTGGTCGGCGACGCGCTCGCCCGCGACGTCGACCTGAGCTTCGACACCTACCCCTACCTGCGCGGCAACACGATCCTGGCGATGGTCGTGCTGCCGAGGTCCGTGCCCGCCGCCGAGACCGGCCGCGCGCTTGAGCTGATCGCCGCCGCCGACCTGGACGAGTGGTGGCCCGCGCTCGACGCGACCTGGCCCCGGCTGACCGTCTCGCACGCCCCCGGCATGGAGTGGACCGAAGGGCTGACCGTGGCGGTGGCGGCCGAGCGGGCGGGGGTGTCCCCGGCCGAGCTGTGCCGGCGGCTGCTCATCGAGACGCGGCTGGAGGCGGGCGTCGTGTCGGCCCGCCCGGACGAAGGGCCGGAGGGCGAGCAGTCCGTACGCCGGATGCTGCGCCACCCCTCGCACACCGGCGGCTCCGACGGCATCTACGTGGGCGGTCATCCGCATCCGCGGGGGTTCGGGGCCTTCGCCCGGTTTCTCGGTCGGCACGTCAGGGAGCTGGGCGACTGGACGTGGGAGCAGGCCGTCGTGCACCTCGCCGCGCATCCCGCCCGCCGGTTCGGGCTGAGCGACCGGGGGCTGGTGCGGGCGGGGTTCGCCGCCGACCTGGTGGTGATCGATCCGCGCACCGTGGCCGACCGGGCCACCTACGCCGAGCCGCGCGAGCTCGCGACCGGCATCGCCGACGTGCTCGTGTCGGGCGTCCCGGTGCTGGCCGGGGGCGAGCTGACCAGCGCCCTCACCGGCCGCGCCCTCCGCCCCTGA
- a CDS encoding alanine racemase, with amino-acid sequence MSAVVFEAGYDFPLMVVRRDALEHNVATMAAFARDHGMELAPHVKTHLSREIAQLQLAAGAWGLTVADTRQARVARSFGARRIVVANQVVSPAGLGWAAAELAADPDFEFLSFADSVEGVDILARHAGERPFRVLVEMGHAGGRAGCRTLEEFLRVAAHAAETPGVEVAGVAGYEGGLPDAHHVRKYLDTLTEALEHLRVRGPILSVGGSQWFDVIGRELAAVQARILLRSGAYVSHDEGYYRERTPFNRIGGELRPALEVWAHVLSVPEPGLAVVGMGKRDAPYDEGLPIPRRDGVTVLKMQDQHTLLRADGLAPGDLVSFGISHPCTAFDKWRVLPLVDEDYRVVGTISTDFH; translated from the coding sequence GTGTCTGCAGTGGTCTTCGAGGCCGGCTACGACTTTCCGCTGATGGTCGTGCGCCGGGACGCGCTGGAGCACAACGTCGCGACGATGGCGGCCTTCGCCCGCGACCACGGCATGGAGCTGGCCCCGCACGTCAAGACGCACCTGTCGAGGGAGATCGCGCAGCTCCAGCTCGCGGCGGGCGCGTGGGGGCTGACCGTGGCCGACACGCGGCAGGCCCGCGTGGCCAGAAGCTTCGGCGCCCGGCGGATCGTCGTGGCCAACCAGGTCGTGAGCCCGGCGGGGCTCGGCTGGGCGGCGGCGGAGCTGGCGGCGGATCCGGACTTCGAGTTCCTGAGCTTCGCCGACTCCGTCGAAGGGGTGGACATCCTCGCCAGGCATGCTGGGGAGCGGCCGTTCCGGGTGCTGGTGGAGATGGGGCACGCGGGCGGCCGGGCCGGGTGCCGCACGCTGGAGGAGTTCCTGCGGGTGGCGGCGCACGCGGCGGAGACGCCGGGGGTCGAGGTCGCCGGGGTGGCCGGGTACGAGGGCGGCCTGCCGGACGCCCACCACGTACGGAAATATCTGGACACGCTGACCGAGGCCCTGGAGCACCTGCGAGTCCGCGGCCCGATCCTCTCGGTCGGGGGCAGTCAGTGGTTCGACGTGATCGGACGCGAGCTGGCCGCCGTCCAGGCCCGGATCCTGCTGCGCAGCGGCGCGTACGTCAGCCACGACGAGGGCTACTACCGCGAGCGCACCCCGTTCAACCGCATCGGCGGCGAGCTGCGGCCGGCGCTGGAGGTGTGGGCGCACGTGCTGTCGGTCCCCGAGCCCGGCCTCGCGGTCGTCGGCATGGGCAAGCGCGACGCCCCCTACGACGAGGGCCTGCCGATCCCGCGCCGCGACGGCGTGACCGTGCTGAAGATGCAGGACCAGCACACGTTGCTGCGCGCCGACGGGCTGGCGCCCGGCGATCTGGTGTCCTTCGGCATCTCCCATCCCTGCACGGCTTTCGACAAGTGGCGGGTGCTGCCGCTGGTGGACGAGGACTACCGTGTCGTTGGCACGATCAGCACCGATTTTCACTGA
- a CDS encoding RidA family protein, producing the protein MKKELRTSEGAAPIGAYSQGLVVGDFVFTSGMGPLDPHTGELVGDDVATQTHQVMRNLGAILAAHGLGFDDVVKSTVHLQHVERDFAAYNEVYKSYFNPPYPVRTTVGSQLLGILVEIDFVAHKSA; encoded by the coding sequence GTGAAAAAGGAGCTTCGCACCAGCGAGGGCGCCGCCCCCATCGGCGCCTACTCGCAGGGTCTCGTGGTGGGCGACTTCGTCTTCACCTCCGGCATGGGGCCGCTCGACCCGCACACCGGTGAGCTCGTCGGTGACGACGTGGCCACCCAGACCCATCAGGTCATGCGCAACCTCGGCGCGATCCTCGCCGCGCACGGGCTCGGCTTCGACGACGTGGTGAAGTCCACGGTCCACCTGCAGCACGTCGAACGCGACTTCGCCGCCTACAACGAGGTCTACAAGTCGTACTTCAACCCGCCCTACCCCGTCCGCACCACGGTGGGCTCCCAGCTGCTGGGCATCCTCGTGGAGATCGACTTCGTCGCGCACAAGAGCGCGTAA
- a CDS encoding TetR/AcrR family transcriptional regulator — protein sequence MAPRKQQEIFDATLRLVAEKGYDGLTVEGVAERSGVNKTTIYRWWPSKAALLGAALVEGDVLGFETPDTGSLRGDLVALVESMVRLLTEPPSADIAPAALAAAVRHPELDARHFFADRFAKEREIFERAARRGELPASADPMLVIDLLAGAVWTRVVLRGLRPPDGFATKAVSALLDGL from the coding sequence ATGGCCCCGAGGAAGCAGCAGGAGATCTTCGACGCGACGTTGCGGCTGGTCGCCGAGAAGGGCTACGACGGGCTGACCGTCGAGGGCGTCGCCGAGCGGTCGGGCGTCAACAAGACGACGATCTACCGGTGGTGGCCGTCCAAGGCCGCGCTGCTGGGGGCGGCGCTGGTGGAGGGCGACGTGCTCGGATTCGAGACGCCCGACACCGGCAGCCTGCGCGGCGACCTCGTGGCGCTGGTGGAGAGCATGGTCCGGCTGCTGACCGAGCCGCCGTCCGCCGACATCGCGCCGGCCGCGCTCGCCGCCGCCGTCCGCCATCCGGAGCTGGACGCCCGCCACTTCTTCGCCGACCGCTTCGCGAAGGAGCGGGAGATCTTCGAGCGCGCGGCGCGGCGCGGCGAGCTGCCCGCCTCGGCCGATCCGATGCTGGTGATCGACCTGCTGGCGGGGGCGGTGTGGACGCGGGTGGTCCTCCGCGGCCTGCGCCCACCCGACGGCTTCGCCACCAAGGCCGTCTCAGCCCTCCTGGACGGCCTCTGA
- a CDS encoding LysE family translocator, protein MISPTTYAFFVSASLALVLIPGPNHLYITARGLAQGRGAALASALGVEAGTLVHIAAAAAGLSYLISRSAALFAVVKWAGVAYLGYLAYRAFTGGEQEEGAAPSLQPLRKVFLEGMLVNVLNPKVALFFLAFLPHFVRPEAGSPALQIVLFGLTLLLLGLLSDVVYAWTAGALGGRLRSRARTLRHLSGVVYLGLGVATAFAGRK, encoded by the coding sequence GTGATCTCCCCCACGACGTACGCGTTCTTCGTCAGCGCCTCGCTCGCCCTCGTGCTCATCCCCGGCCCGAACCACCTCTACATCACCGCCCGCGGCCTGGCCCAGGGGCGGGGGGCGGCGCTGGCCAGCGCCCTCGGCGTGGAGGCCGGCACGCTGGTGCACATCGCCGCCGCCGCGGCCGGCCTTTCGTACCTGATCTCGCGGTCGGCGGCGCTGTTCGCCGTCGTGAAGTGGGCGGGCGTCGCCTACCTCGGCTACCTGGCCTACCGCGCGTTCACCGGCGGCGAGCAGGAGGAGGGGGCCGCGCCGTCCCTGCAGCCGCTGCGCAAGGTGTTCCTGGAAGGGATGCTGGTCAACGTGCTCAACCCCAAGGTGGCGCTGTTCTTCCTGGCGTTCCTGCCGCACTTCGTCCGCCCGGAGGCGGGCTCGCCCGCGCTGCAGATCGTGCTGTTCGGCCTGACGCTGCTGCTGCTCGGCCTGCTGTCGGACGTCGTGTACGCCTGGACCGCCGGCGCGCTCGGCGGCCGCCTGCGGAGCAGGGCCAGGACCCTGCGGCACCTCAGCGGCGTGGTCTACCTGGGCCTCGGCGTGGCCACGGCGTTCGCCGGGAGAAAATGA
- a CDS encoding helix-turn-helix transcriptional regulator — protein sequence MNGLLVGRSAELDRLVRVLESATEGTAGVALVGGDAGIGKTRLVAELVARARERGFHVLVGQCAELGDALPYLPLADALRSAEPAVRESAAAHPLLSQLLPGTESAPSSGLTQQRLFGSLLGLLADAQPVLFVIEDLHWADRSTRDLLVFLSRMLQTEQVCVMGTYRTDDLHRRHPLRSVLAELKRLPTVTGVELGPLSAGDLSDYVATMGRVDAQELGEIVARADGNPFYAEELFAALAEGDSLPDGLASLLMSRVEVLSEASQQVLRAAAVAGRRVEDELLREVSGLPLAEFEEAVREIVSRGLLRVDGFGYTFRHALLQEAVYTDLLPGERTRLHAAFARLLTSPAELAHHHLAGHDLAGALKASAEAGRLAERLGAPAEAHSHYDQVLSLWDQVENAAELTGESRAALAFRSAIMAADSGDNHRAVVQLRALPPTSEVSERLAYYLWETDDPAGAIAAAERAVESADNDADLARALATHARTLLWSPRLKDVEGLATRALDTARAAGAADAEVGALLTLATYREYHGDIARAHELVETASALTTCDLAMDLRARFHHARIHYEQGRLDQAAEVADDGIRMALDTGLKWSTYGTDLRFLRFLIHYVAGEWDQAEAVAATFPVRVGTQPEATLSSFSLFVEVGRGLPGVESRLSWLRPFWSDDLVAYMSRGLAAEHALWQGDPAAALEHVRAALAPLTPGEAGALRLSALGLAAMTELGDFDRAEADDLLERARFATEHGPAGQPGHLGPEGLAWGLRAEAEWHRAHGRHDVELWRRVVATFDFGFVYEVARSRWRLAEALLVHGEREAAQAEWELARETAGKLRATPLENALTEFGRRARFGGGGGGGGGGGGGAQGGPGSLTARELEVLRLVAEGLTNREIAERLFIAQKTVSVHVSNILAKLEVATRTQAAASARRAGLL from the coding sequence GTGAACGGACTTCTCGTCGGGCGCTCGGCTGAGCTGGACAGACTCGTGCGGGTGCTGGAGTCCGCCACGGAGGGCACGGCCGGCGTCGCGCTCGTCGGCGGCGACGCGGGCATCGGCAAGACGCGGCTGGTCGCCGAGCTGGTGGCGCGGGCCCGCGAGCGCGGTTTCCACGTGCTCGTCGGCCAGTGCGCCGAGCTGGGCGACGCGCTGCCCTACCTGCCGCTGGCCGACGCGCTGCGCAGCGCGGAGCCCGCGGTGCGGGAGTCCGCCGCCGCCCACCCCCTGCTGAGCCAGCTCCTGCCCGGCACGGAGAGCGCGCCCTCCAGCGGCCTCACCCAGCAGCGGCTGTTCGGCTCGCTGCTGGGGCTGCTGGCCGACGCGCAGCCGGTGCTGTTCGTGATCGAGGACCTGCACTGGGCCGACCGTTCCACCCGTGACCTGCTGGTCTTCCTCAGCCGCATGCTCCAGACCGAGCAGGTCTGCGTCATGGGCACCTACCGCACCGACGACCTGCACCGCCGTCATCCGCTGCGGTCGGTGCTGGCCGAGCTGAAGCGGCTGCCCACGGTGACGGGGGTGGAGCTGGGGCCGCTCAGCGCGGGCGATCTGTCGGATTATGTCGCCACGATGGGCCGGGTGGACGCCCAGGAGCTGGGCGAGATCGTCGCGCGCGCCGACGGCAACCCGTTCTACGCCGAGGAGCTGTTCGCGGCGCTGGCGGAGGGCGACAGCCTGCCCGACGGGCTGGCCAGCCTGCTGATGTCCCGGGTCGAGGTGCTGTCCGAGGCGAGCCAGCAGGTGCTGCGGGCCGCCGCGGTGGCCGGCCGCCGGGTGGAGGACGAGCTGCTGCGCGAGGTGTCCGGGCTGCCGCTGGCCGAGTTCGAGGAGGCGGTCAGGGAGATCGTCTCGCGCGGGCTGCTCCGGGTCGACGGCTTCGGCTACACCTTCCGCCACGCGCTGCTGCAGGAGGCCGTCTACACCGACCTGCTGCCGGGCGAGCGCACCCGGCTGCACGCCGCCTTCGCCCGCCTGCTCACCTCGCCCGCCGAGCTGGCCCACCACCACCTCGCCGGCCACGACCTCGCCGGAGCGCTCAAGGCGTCCGCGGAGGCGGGCCGGCTGGCCGAGCGGCTGGGCGCCCCGGCCGAGGCCCACAGCCACTACGACCAGGTGCTCAGCCTGTGGGACCAGGTCGAGAACGCCGCCGAGCTGACCGGCGAGAGCCGCGCCGCGCTGGCCTTCCGCAGCGCGATCATGGCCGCCGACAGCGGCGACAACCACCGCGCCGTCGTCCAGCTCCGCGCGCTGCCGCCCACGTCCGAGGTGAGCGAGCGCCTGGCCTACTACCTGTGGGAGACCGACGACCCGGCCGGCGCCATCGCCGCCGCCGAGCGCGCAGTCGAGAGCGCCGACAACGACGCCGACCTCGCCCGCGCCCTCGCCACCCACGCCCGCACCCTGCTGTGGAGCCCGCGGCTCAAGGACGTCGAGGGTCTCGCCACCCGCGCCCTCGACACCGCCCGCGCCGCCGGGGCCGCCGACGCCGAGGTCGGGGCGCTGCTCACGCTGGCCACCTACCGCGAATACCACGGGGACATCGCCCGCGCCCACGAGCTGGTCGAGACCGCCTCCGCCCTCACGACCTGCGACCTCGCGATGGACCTGCGCGCCCGCTTCCACCACGCGCGCATCCACTACGAGCAGGGCAGGCTCGACCAGGCCGCCGAGGTCGCCGACGACGGCATCAGGATGGCGCTCGACACCGGGCTCAAGTGGAGCACCTACGGCACCGACCTGCGCTTCCTGCGTTTCCTCATCCACTACGTGGCCGGCGAGTGGGACCAGGCGGAGGCGGTCGCCGCCACCTTCCCCGTGCGGGTGGGCACCCAGCCGGAGGCCACGCTGTCGTCGTTCTCGCTCTTCGTGGAGGTCGGGCGGGGGCTGCCCGGCGTGGAGAGCCGGCTGAGCTGGCTGCGGCCCTTCTGGTCCGACGACCTGGTCGCCTACATGTCCCGGGGGCTCGCCGCCGAGCACGCGCTCTGGCAGGGCGACCCCGCGGCGGCCCTGGAGCACGTACGCGCGGCGCTGGCGCCGCTCACCCCCGGCGAGGCGGGGGCGCTGCGGCTGTCCGCGCTCGGGCTCGCCGCCATGACCGAGCTCGGCGACTTCGACCGGGCCGAGGCCGACGACCTGCTCGAACGGGCCCGCTTCGCGACCGAGCACGGTCCCGCGGGCCAGCCAGGCCATCTCGGGCCGGAGGGGCTGGCCTGGGGGTTGCGGGCCGAGGCCGAGTGGCACCGCGCCCACGGCCGGCACGACGTCGAGCTGTGGCGCAGGGTCGTCGCGACCTTCGACTTCGGCTTCGTGTACGAGGTGGCGCGCTCCCGCTGGCGGCTGGCCGAGGCCCTGCTCGTCCACGGCGAGCGCGAGGCGGCGCAGGCGGAGTGGGAGCTGGCCAGGGAGACGGCGGGCAAGCTGCGGGCGACGCCGCTGGAGAACGCGCTCACCGAGTTCGGCCGCCGGGCCCGCTTCGGCGGAGGCGGCGGCGGTGGAGGCGGTGGAGGCGGCGGGGCTCAGGGCGGCCCGGGTTCGCTGACCGCGCGTGAGCTGGAGGTGCTGCGCCTCGTCGCCGAGGGGCTGACCAACCGGGAGATCGCCGAGCGGCTGTTCATCGCGCAGAAGACGGTGAGCGTGCACGTGTCGAACATCCTGGCCAAGCTGGAGGTCGCCACCCGCACCCAGGCCGCGGCGTCCGCCCGCCGGGCCGGCCTGCTGTAG
- a CDS encoding AraC family transcriptional regulator — MDMLSDVVALMRVGRPVSARVTWRAPWGVAIPPQPGSAAFQVVLRGSCWLLPPSGEPVALSVGDVVFLPHGHGYGLADSLGTPLTEAAGEPCEGGALSSSTGCGGTGAETVTVYGSYRTVPARTHPIFGALPEVIHLPTTLGRHPELRAAVELLGNEIATVRPGADTVVTSLLDMLQLYILRAWFETSPGVCEHKGWALALADPSISRALDAVHNDPAHRWTVAELAGRAGLSRAGFARRFTELVGQPPLAYLTWWRLGVAARLLRQSDVPVSEVAARVGYGSEFAFNNAFKREFGIAPGRYQRQACEENKAELR; from the coding sequence GTGGACATGCTGAGTGATGTCGTCGCCCTCATGCGGGTCGGGCGGCCGGTCTCCGCCCGCGTCACGTGGCGGGCCCCCTGGGGCGTGGCGATCCCGCCGCAGCCCGGATCCGCGGCGTTCCAGGTGGTGCTGCGCGGATCGTGCTGGCTGCTCCCGCCGAGCGGCGAGCCGGTGGCGCTGAGCGTCGGCGACGTCGTGTTCCTGCCGCACGGCCACGGCTACGGGCTCGCCGACAGCCTCGGCACCCCGCTCACCGAGGCGGCGGGCGAGCCGTGCGAGGGGGGCGCGCTGTCCTCCTCGACGGGGTGCGGCGGCACCGGCGCCGAGACCGTCACCGTCTACGGCTCCTACCGCACGGTCCCGGCCCGCACCCACCCCATCTTCGGCGCGCTGCCCGAGGTGATCCACCTGCCGACGACGCTCGGCCGCCATCCCGAGCTCAGGGCGGCCGTCGAGCTGCTCGGCAACGAGATCGCGACGGTCCGGCCCGGGGCGGACACCGTGGTCACATCCCTGCTCGACATGCTCCAGCTCTACATCCTGCGCGCCTGGTTCGAGACGTCGCCCGGCGTGTGCGAGCACAAGGGGTGGGCGCTGGCGCTGGCCGACCCGTCGATCAGCCGGGCGCTCGACGCCGTCCACAACGATCCCGCGCACCGCTGGACGGTCGCCGAGCTCGCCGGGCGGGCGGGGCTGTCGCGGGCCGGGTTCGCACGGCGGTTCACGGAGCTGGTGGGCCAGCCGCCGCTGGCGTACCTCACGTGGTGGCGGCTCGGGGTGGCGGCCCGGCTGCTGCGCCAGAGCGACGTGCCGGTGTCGGAGGTGGCGGCGCGGGTCGGCTACGGGTCGGAGTTCGCGTTCAACAACGCCTTCAAGCGGGAGTTCGGGATCGCGCCCGGCCGTTACCAGCGGCAGGCGTGCGAGGAGAACAAGGCGGAGCTGCGCTGA